A region of Mammaliicoccus sp. Dog046 DNA encodes the following proteins:
- a CDS encoding peptide ABC transporter substrate-binding protein, which translates to MSKFLKFMAIMLTAVLVLSACSSGGGKKDSKSDETLDLQINGDVPTMDSAMATDGLSFDMFFQTMEGLYTLDKDDKAIPAVAKGEPKITNDGKKWTVKLRDDAKWSNGDPVTANDFVYAWRKVVDPDTASEYAYILFDIKNAEAINTGKKKPEDLGVKAIDDHTLEFELTKSLPYYKELLSFGTFMPQNKKFVEKQGDKYGTTVKSTLYNGPFKMSQWKPDDKVTLTKNDEYWDKGKVKLNKVNYQVVKEASTAMNLYETNKLDIVDVPAEQVKKYKDKKEFSTELGTVTYYFKLNEDTVPEFKNKDFRLAFAKAIDKEAYVKNNLNNGSIAADNFVPKGFVKDSKGKEYQDGVKNKNQYNVKEAKAHFEKAKKALGKDKFTIELMTYDKDTAKRDAEYFKEQLEKNLPGVTIKIKQQPFKQKLDVVSKGEYEMSLENWIPDYPDPMTFLELYVTDGSHNNTGWSNKSYDSIIKAADSTLASNPDKRLSELQRAEGMLLNEAGIVPLYQVGVAQMQKSNVKNVVNHQFGGVTTLKEAYIEK; encoded by the coding sequence ATGTCTAAATTTTTAAAGTTCATGGCAATCATGTTAACGGCGGTATTAGTACTAAGTGCGTGTTCTTCAGGTGGAGGAAAGAAAGACAGTAAGAGCGATGAAACGCTTGATTTACAAATCAATGGGGATGTTCCTACTATGGATTCGGCAATGGCTACAGATGGATTATCATTTGATATGTTCTTCCAAACGATGGAAGGGTTATATACATTAGATAAAGATGATAAGGCCATTCCGGCAGTTGCTAAAGGCGAACCGAAAATTACAAATGACGGTAAAAAATGGACAGTTAAATTAAGAGATGATGCGAAATGGTCAAATGGTGATCCAGTTACTGCAAATGATTTTGTGTATGCTTGGAGAAAAGTTGTAGACCCAGATACAGCATCTGAATATGCATACATTTTATTCGATATTAAAAATGCTGAAGCAATTAATACGGGTAAGAAAAAACCGGAAGATTTAGGGGTTAAAGCAATAGACGATCATACTTTAGAATTTGAGCTAACAAAATCACTACCATATTACAAAGAGTTATTATCATTTGGAACATTTATGCCTCAAAATAAAAAATTCGTTGAAAAACAAGGCGATAAGTATGGAACTACTGTAAAATCTACACTTTATAATGGACCATTTAAAATGTCACAATGGAAACCAGATGATAAAGTAACTTTAACTAAAAATGATGAATATTGGGATAAAGGTAAAGTGAAATTAAATAAAGTGAACTACCAAGTCGTCAAAGAAGCATCAACAGCGATGAATTTATATGAAACGAATAAATTGGATATTGTAGATGTCCCAGCAGAACAAGTTAAGAAATATAAAGATAAGAAAGAATTTAGTACAGAATTAGGAACAGTGACATATTACTTCAAATTAAATGAAGATACCGTTCCAGAATTTAAGAATAAAGACTTTAGATTAGCATTTGCGAAAGCGATTGATAAAGAAGCATATGTGAAAAATAATTTAAATAATGGTTCAATAGCAGCAGATAATTTTGTACCAAAAGGTTTTGTGAAAGATAGTAAAGGCAAAGAATATCAAGATGGCGTAAAAAATAAAAATCAATACAACGTAAAAGAAGCGAAAGCGCATTTTGAAAAAGCTAAAAAAGCATTAGGAAAAGATAAGTTCACAATAGAGTTAATGACTTATGATAAAGATACAGCTAAAAGAGATGCAGAGTACTTTAAAGAGCAATTAGAAAAAAATCTACCTGGCGTTACAATTAAAATCAAACAACAACCATTTAAACAAAAATTAGATGTTGTTTCAAAAGGGGAATATGAAATGTCACTAGAGAATTGGATTCCGGATTATCCAGATCCAATGACATTCCTAGAATTATATGTAACTGATGGATCTCACAATAATACAGGATGGTCTAATAAATCATATGACAGTATTATAAAAGCAGCAGATTCAACATTAGCGAGTAACCCTGATAAACGATTATCTGAATTACAGCGTGCAGAAGGTATGTTGTTAAATGAAGCGGGCATTGTTCCACTTTATCAAGTTGGGGTAGCACAAATGCAGAAATCAAATGTTAAAAATGTCGTGAATCATCAATTTGGTGGTGTGACAACATTAAAAGAAGCCTATATTGAGAAATAA
- a CDS encoding peptide ABC transporter substrate-binding protein: MNKKYLRWQVLVLLSLVLVLSACSGGGKDNSSSSAGDGKKLRLISISDIPSMDSTLATDAVSFDTLNNTMEGLYKLDKNDKAIPGIAKSDPEKSDDGLTWTIKLRDAKWSNGDDVTAQDFVYAWRKLVDPKTASEYAFIMFDIKNAEDINNGKKKPSELGVKAIDDHTLEIKLNRELPYYQELLTFGSFLPQNEKFAKDKGEKYGTTAKDTLYNGPFTLSSWKTEDRYTLIKNKHYWDKGNVKLDAVNYKVVKEPQTALNMYNADDVDETLIPAENVNKYKKDKAYNTELEARVYFMRLNQKDVPEFKNKDLRMAIAQSIDKDQYVKSNLNNGSKAANTLVPTEFVKDTKGEDYVKGVKSENKFDKKAAKKHLEAAKKSLGKDKFTFELLTYDQDNAKKDAEYFKEQIEQNLPGVTIKVKQQPYKQKLKLEEKMDYQISFGRWGPDYPDAMTFLELFTSDNVMNETGWKNKEYDKKINEAGHALLNKEQERISTMQDAESLLLDEAVVVPIYQQGNARLTQDYVKGIERHQFGGDTDLKHASVQK; encoded by the coding sequence ATGAACAAGAAATATTTGAGGTGGCAAGTACTCGTATTGTTATCATTAGTGTTGGTTTTATCAGCATGTAGTGGTGGTGGAAAGGATAACAGTAGCTCTTCTGCAGGGGATGGCAAAAAGTTACGTTTAATTTCTATATCTGATATACCATCCATGGATTCGACATTAGCAACAGATGCAGTTTCTTTTGATACATTAAATAATACGATGGAGGGTTTGTACAAGTTAGATAAGAATGATAAGGCGATACCTGGCATTGCGAAGTCTGATCCTGAAAAGTCAGATGATGGGCTGACTTGGACTATTAAACTACGAGATGCAAAGTGGTCTAATGGTGATGATGTGACAGCACAAGATTTTGTATATGCTTGGCGTAAACTTGTAGATCCAAAGACAGCTTCTGAATATGCATTTATTATGTTTGATATTAAGAACGCAGAAGACATTAATAATGGAAAGAAAAAGCCTAGTGAATTAGGTGTGAAAGCAATTGATGATCATACTTTAGAAATCAAATTGAATCGTGAGTTACCATATTATCAAGAGTTATTAACATTTGGTTCATTCTTACCTCAAAACGAGAAGTTTGCCAAAGATAAAGGTGAGAAATACGGTACAACAGCAAAAGACACGCTATACAATGGACCATTTACTTTATCAAGTTGGAAAACGGAAGATCGTTACACATTAATAAAGAATAAACATTACTGGGATAAAGGTAATGTGAAATTAGACGCAGTAAATTATAAAGTAGTGAAAGAGCCTCAAACTGCATTAAATATGTATAACGCAGACGATGTGGATGAAACTTTAATCCCAGCTGAAAACGTTAATAAATATAAAAAAGATAAAGCTTATAATACGGAGCTTGAAGCAAGAGTGTACTTCATGAGATTGAATCAAAAAGATGTACCTGAATTTAAAAATAAAGATTTAAGAATGGCAATCGCACAATCGATTGATAAAGACCAATACGTTAAGAGTAATTTAAATAATGGTTCAAAAGCAGCGAATACACTAGTGCCAACAGAATTTGTTAAAGATACGAAAGGTGAAGATTACGTTAAAGGCGTGAAATCTGAAAATAAATTCGATAAAAAAGCAGCTAAGAAACATTTAGAAGCAGCTAAAAAATCACTTGGCAAAGATAAATTCACTTTTGAATTATTAACTTACGATCAAGATAATGCGAAAAAAGATGCAGAATACTTCAAAGAACAAATTGAACAGAATTTACCGGGCGTAACAATTAAAGTGAAACAACAACCTTACAAACAAAAATTAAAACTAGAAGAAAAGATGGATTATCAAATTTCATTTGGTAGATGGGGCCCTGATTACCCAGATGCGATGACATTCTTAGAATTATTTACGAGTGACAATGTAATGAATGAAACAGGTTGGAAAAATAAAGAATATGATAAGAAAATCAATGAAGCAGGACATGCACTATTAAATAAAGAGCAAGAACGTATTAGTACAATGCAAGATGCAGAATCATTATTGCTAGATGAAGCGGTAGTTGTGCCGATCTATCAACAAGGTAATGCAAGACTGACTCAAGACTATGTTAAAGGCATTGAAAGACACCAATTTGGTGGAGATACTGATTTGAAACATGCTTCAGTTCAAAAGTAA